The sequence CTGATGGCGCAGCTCGGCGATCTCCTGCTCCATCGTATCGATCTGTTCCTTGAGGCGCAGCGCCACGTCGACCCCGGCGAGGTTGACGCCCATCTCACGGGTGAGGCGGAGGATCAGCTTGATGCGGTCGATGTCGCGCTGGGAGTAGAGACGAATCCGGCCGTCCGAACGCGAAGGGGTGATAAGGTTCTCGCGTTCATACTGGCGCAGGGTCTGCGGATGGATGTCGAGGATCTTCGACACGATGCTGATCAGGTAGACCGGTTCGTCGTAGGTGTGCATGGCTTACTCCTTCGGTAATTGCGCTTTCATCGCCTCGACCAGGGAGGGTTCGAGGCCGTCCACATTCGGCAGGATGATGTTCGCAACGAGGTAGAGATCCCCGCGCACATTGCTTTTGCGGTTCATGACCCCCATCTCTTTTACCCGAAAACGCTGGCCGTTTTTCGTATTCTGCGGCACCTTGAGGGTGATCTCCTTCTCCAGCGTCTTGACGGTCACCTTGTCGCCGAAAAGCGCCGCGTAGAGCGGCACGTCAAAAGTTTTGATCAACGTATCGCCGTCACGCTCGTACTCCGGGGTGGATGCGATGTTGATCTTGAGGTAGAGGTCGCCGACGCTGCCTCCCTGCTTGCGCCCTTTGCCACGGACGCGGAGTTTCTCGCCCGAC is a genomic window of Sulfurimonas sp. HSL1-2 containing:
- a CDS encoding helix-turn-helix transcriptional regulator gives rise to the protein MHTYDEPVYLISIVSKILDIHPQTLRQYERENLITPSRSDGRIRLYSQRDIDRIKLILRLTREMGVNLAGVDVALRLKEQIDTMEQEIAELRHQLARARQSTSVPPEKALVTKKSIYEMIIFEEK